In Flavivirga abyssicola, the following are encoded in one genomic region:
- a CDS encoding alpha/beta hydrolase family protein has protein sequence MIDKKNIVIEGKHGKPILIDVTYTVNGTNKPIIIFCHGYKGFKDWGAWNLMANTFANAGFCFIKFNFSHNGGTVKQPIDFPDLEAFGNNNYTKELDDLETVMDWVFKNDTLKDKGNTANISLIGHSRGGGIVSIKAEEDSRVKNVISLASVCDFGKRTATIGDLESWKKDGVKYVLNGRTKQQMPHYYQFYEDFVKNESRLTIKRAVSNLKVPHLIIHGHADTSIFIEEAHKLHKWNPNSKLEIIKDANHVFGASHPWEKDNLPIHLQKVIQAILSFL, from the coding sequence ATGATTGATAAAAAAAATATTGTTATTGAAGGGAAGCACGGAAAGCCCATTTTAATAGATGTAACGTATACTGTAAATGGCACAAATAAGCCTATTATTATATTTTGTCATGGCTACAAAGGTTTTAAAGATTGGGGCGCATGGAATTTAATGGCAAATACATTCGCAAATGCTGGATTTTGCTTTATAAAGTTTAATTTTTCGCATAATGGAGGCACCGTCAAACAGCCTATAGATTTTCCCGACTTAGAAGCTTTCGGTAATAATAATTACACAAAAGAGTTGGATGATCTAGAAACTGTAATGGATTGGGTTTTTAAAAATGATACCCTAAAAGATAAAGGAAATACCGCTAACATTAGTTTAATAGGACACAGTCGTGGCGGCGGTATTGTTTCTATAAAAGCAGAAGAAGACTCCCGTGTTAAAAACGTGATAAGTTTAGCAAGTGTTTGTGATTTTGGTAAAAGAACGGCAACAATTGGCGATTTGGAATCCTGGAAAAAAGACGGTGTAAAATATGTTCTTAATGGTAGAACTAAACAACAAATGCCTCATTATTATCAATTCTATGAAGACTTCGTAAAAAACGAATCACGGTTAACCATCAAAAGAGCTGTGTCTAACTTAAAAGTACCACACCTCATTATTCATGGCCATGCAGATACCAGTATTTTTATTGAAGAAGCACATAAACTTCACAAGTGGAACCCAAATAGCAAACTAGAAATTATAAAAGACGCAAATCATGTTTTTGGGGCTTCACATCCTTGGGAAAAAGATAATTTACCAATACATTTACAAAAAGTTATACAAGCAATCTTATCTTTTTTATAA